The sequence TGTGGTACGCGGCCGGGTCGCCGTCCTCGTACGCCATGGCGGGCCGGAAGGGGCTCGGGGTCCTGGGCTTCAGCGTGCAGAAGGTCTCCGACATGGAGTGGGTCGTCGAGTCCTACAAGAACGCGGTCAAGGACGCGGAGCCGGTGGGGGCGTTCGTCAACGACAACGTGATGGTGACGTCCACGGCCATCTGTGCCGAGACGCACGCCGAGGCGGTGCAGATCGCGGTGGGCGGGGGGCTCAACTACCTCCAGTCGCTGCTGTTCCGCTACCACGACACGTTTCCGCGGCCGGAGGGCGTTCCGGAGTGGCCGGAGCTGCTTCCCGAGTACACCGAGGAGATCGTGGAACTGCTCATCGCGGAGGAGCTGATGATCTGCGGTGATCCGGACGAGGTGCTGAAGCAGTGCCGGCGGTGGGACCGGGCGGGGGCGGACCAGCTGAGCTTCGGGCTGCCGATCGGGATCAGCCCCGAGCACACGATGAACACGATCCGGTTGATCGGGGAGCACGTGATTCCGCGGATCGACACGGATCCGGTGCACCGGACCTCCCGCTTCCGGGCCGCCGCGAACTGATTCGGGGCGCTGCCCCGGACCCCGCTCCTCCATCGCCGGAGGGGCTCGACCACCCAGCTCCTCCGGCGGTTGAGGGGCGGGCGTGTGGGGGCGGAGCCCCCGCCGGCAGGCCGGGCGGCGTCTTCCCGGACCGTCGCCCTGTGAGCCGGGGTGCGCACCGCGGCCACCGGCGTGCGCACCCCGGCTGTCCCGACCGAGCCGAAGAAGGAACCCCCGAAGGGAACCGTCATGCTCGACCACCTCATCCGCCGCGCGACCGTCGTGGACGGCACCGGCGGGCCCGCGTACACCGCCGACGTCGGCCTCCGCGGCGGCCGGATCGCCGTCATCGCCGAGCCCGGTACCGTCACCGAGGAGGCCGTCACCGGCGAGGACGCCGACGGGCTCGTCCTCGCCCCCGGGTTCGTCGATCCGCACACCCACTACGACGCCCAGCTCTTCTGGGACCCCTACGCCACCCCCTCCATGAACCACGGCGTCACCACCGTCGCGGGCGGAAACTGCGGCTTCACCCTCGCCCCGCTCCACCCCGGCCGGCCCGAGGACGCCGACTACACCCGGCGGATGATGTCGCGGGTGGAGGGGATGGCCCTCGCCGCGCTGGAGGAGGGCGTCGACTGGACCTGGTCCACCTTCCGCGAGTACCTCGACGCCCTCGAAGGGCGCATCGCCGTCAACGCCGGGTTCATGGTCGGGCACTGCGCCCTGCGGCGGCACGTCATGGGCCCCGACGCCGTCGGCGGGCAGCCCACCCCCGCCCAGCTGGACGCCATGCTGGCCCTCCTCCACGAGGCGATGGACGCCGGGGCCTGGGGGCTCTCCACCACCCAGTCCGCCACCCACTCCGACGGCGACGGCGAACCCGTCGCGTCCCGGCACGCCCGCCCCGAGGAACTCCTCGCGCTGTCCCGGGCCGTCGGCGAGCACGAGGGGACCCAGCTGGAGGCGATCGTCGCCGGGTGCCTGGACCAGTTCTCCGACGAGGAGATCGACCTCCTCGTCGACATGACCGCCGCGGCCGGGCGCCCCCTCAACTGGAACGTCCTCACCATCGACGCCGCCGTCCCCGAACGCGTACCGCGCCAGCTGGTCCCCAGCGAACGCGCCCGCCGCGCCGGCGGGCGGATCGTCGCGCTCACCATGCCGATCCTCACGCCGATGAACATGTCGCTCGGCACCTTCTGCGCCCTCAACCTCATCCCCGGCTGGGGCGAGATCCTCGCCCTCCCCGTCCCCGAGCGCATCGAGCGCCTCCGGGACCCCGGCACCCGTGCCGAGATGCTGCGCCGCGCCGACAGCAAGGAGGCCGGGGTCTTCCGGCGGCTCGCGCACTTCGGCCGGTACGTCATCGGGGACACCTACAGCGCCGCCAACGAAGGCCTCACCGGGCGGGTCGTCGACGACATCGCGGCCGAGCGCGGCCAGGACCCCTTCCACTGCCTCGTCGAGATCTGCGCCGCCGACGGCCTCCGGACGGTCCTGTGGCCGATGCCCACCGACAACGACCCCGGCTCCTGGGCGCTGCGGCAGCACACCTGGGAGCACGAGGACGTCCTGCTCGGCGGCTCCGACGCGGGCGCGCACCTGGACCGGATGTGCGGGGCCCCGTACACCACCCGCTTCCTCGGCGACTGTCTGCGCGGGCGCAAGCTCCTCCCGCTGACCGCCGCCGTCAAGATGCTCACCGACGATCCCGCCCGGCTCTTCGGGCTGCGCGAACGCGGCCGGATCGAGGAGGGGTTCCACGCCGACCTCGTCCTCTTCGACCCCGCGCGGATCGACGCCGGACCCGCCACCCTCGTCCACGACCTGCCCGGGGACAGCCCGCGCCTGGACTCCAGGGCCATCGGCATCGTCTCCGTACGCGTCAACGGCGTCGAGACCCTGCGCGACGACAAGGTGACGGGGGCCGTGCCGGGGACGGTGCTGCGCTCGGGCCGCGACACCCGGACGGTGAGTACCGCGTGAACCCCGCAGCGGAGCGGCTGTTCATCGCCGGGGAGTGGGCCGAGCCCGCCGGAGGGCACTACGAGGTCGTCGACCCCGCCACCGAGGAGACCGTCGCTCTGGCGCCCGAGGCGAGCCGCGCCCAGGTGTACGAGGCGGCAGCGGCGGCGAGAGCGGCCTTTCCCGCCTGGTCGCGGACCCGGCCCGAGGAGCGCGCCGCGATCCTGGACCGTACGGCGGACATCGTCCGGCGCGACCTCCCCGCCCACGCCGAGGTCGCCCGGCGGGAGAGCGGGGCCACCGCCGCCACCGCCCGGGGGATGCAGGTGGGGGTGGGCATCGCCCGGTTCCGGCGGTACGCGCGCGGTGCGCTGGAGCCCGTCGAGGAGGCCGTCGCCCCCCAGGTCAACGAGGCCGGGCCGATGGGGCGGGCCGGGATCTTCGGGGCGCTGGCCGTCCGCCAGCCGGTCGGCGTGGTCACCTGCGTCACCTCGTACAACAACCCGTGGGCCAACCCGGCGGGCAAGGTCGCGCCCGCGCTGGCGATGGGCAACACGGTCGTCGTGAAGCCCGCCCCGCAGGACCCGCTGTCCGTCCTCCGGATGGCCGCCGCCCTCGCGGAGGCGGGTGTTCCGCCGGGCGTGGTGAACGTCGTGACCGGTTCGGGCGCAGAAGCCGGGGAGGCCGCCGTCGACTCCCCGGACGTCGACATGGTCAGCTTCACCGGGTCCACCGCCGTCGGGCAGCGCATCGCGGAGGTGTGCGGGCGCGGGATGAAACGGCAGCTGATGGAACTGGGCGGAAAGGGGGCGGCCCTGGTGCTGGAGGACGCCGACCTGGGCTCGGCGGTCGCGGGGATCGGGACCACCTTCTCGTTCTACAGCGGACAGATCTGTACGGCTCCGACCCGCGTCCTGGTCCACCGGTCCCGGTACGACGAGCTGATCGCCCGGCTCGCCGCGTACGCCGACGCGCTCACCGTCGGCGATCCGGCCGACCGGGCCACCGTGGTCGGCCCGGTCATCTCCGCCGCCCACCGCGACCGCGTCGAGGCGTATGTGGAGCTGGGCCGGAAGGAGGGCGCGCGGGTGGTCACCGGCGGCGCCCGCCCCGCGCGTCCGGACCGGGGCTTCTACGTGGCCCCCACCCTGCTGGCCGACTGCACCCCCGGCATGCGGGTGGTCCGCGAGGAGATCTTCGGGCCGGTCGTCGTGGTCGTCCCCTTCGACGACGAGGAGGAGGGCGTCGCGCTGGCCAACGACAGCGACTACGGCCTCATCGACTACGTCTGGTCCGGCGACGTCGCCCGCGCCTTCCGCGTCGCCCGGCGGCTGCGCTCGGGCGGGGTCGGCGTCAACACGGTCGGGCGGAACATGGAGGCCCCGTTCGGCGGGTTCCGGAAGAGCGGGGTGGGGCGGGACGTGGGCTCGTACGCCCTGCACGCCTACAGCGAGACACAGGCGATCGTGTGGCCCGGATAGACCCGCGGCCGAGCGCCGCGGGAAAATTTTGAACCTACCCAAAACGGACAGGGCTACGGTTACCGTACGGCGTCACGCTTGGTCGCATGGCATGGATTGCAAGTCTTCACGCGGAAGTGACCTTGAATTCATGAAGTGTTGGCGCAATAGTGCTCGCTGTATCCAAGGTTGAGACGTTGGAGTCTCACGCTCCGGATGTGGATATCGCAGCGCATAGCGTCCTCCTCATGACTCAGCTGGACGCGCGGCCACGGGCCGGAGACACGGTACGGGGAAGCTCCCCGGCCGACGGTGGCAGTGGCGGTGGCGACGTGCGCGGCAAGGGGCTCGGCGGCAACTCCGTCGGGCTCGTGGGCAGCGCCGTCATCGGCATCTCCACCGTCGCGCCCGTCTACTGCCTGACCTCCACCCTCGGCTCCACCGCCGGAGAGGTCGGCGTGCAGATGCCCGCCATCTTCCTCGCCGGCTTCCTGCCGATGCTGCTCGTCGCCTTCGCCTACCGCGAGCTGAACAAGGCCATGCCGGACTGCGGCACCTCCTTCACCTGGACGGTGAAGGCCTTCGGCCCGCGCGTCGGCTGGATGTGCGGCTGGGGACTGGTCATCGCGACGATCATCGTCCTGTCCAACCTGGCGGGCGTCGCCACCTCGTTCTTCTGGCTGCTGGCGGGCGAGGTCACGGGCAACCCGTCGGTCGCCGCCCTGGACGACAGCAAGCTCGTCCACATCGGCACCTGTCTCGTCCTGATCGCCGCCGCCACCGCCATCAGCTACCGGGGGATGACCGCCACCAAGGGCATCCAGTACACCCTGGTGGCCCTCCAGCTCGCCGTTCTCGCGCTGTTCGTGACGATGGCCGTGAACAAGGCGGGCAGCGGCGGCGCGGACTTCGCCACCTCCCTCGACTTCTCCTGGTCCTGGCTCAACCCCTTCGCCGTCCAGTCCTTCGCCGCCTTCACGGCCGGACTCTCCCTCTCCATCTTCATGTTCTGGGGCTGGGACACCTGTCTGACCACCAACGAGGAGACCGCCGGCAGCCGCCAGACCCCCGGCCGGGCCGCGCTCGTCGCCATGGTCGTCCTGGTCGGCTCCTACCTGGCCACCGCCGTCGCCGCCCAGATGGCCGTCGGCTCCGGCACCACCGGCCTCGGCCTCGCCAACCCGGAGACCGGCGAGAACGTCTTCGCCGCCCTGGCCGGACCGGTCATGGGCTCCGGACTCGGCGTGCTGCTCTTCGTCGCCGTCCTCGCCTCGGCCGCCGCCAGCCTCCAGACCACGTTCATCCCGGTGGCCCGCACGGTCCTGGCGATGTCGACGTACGAGGCGATGCCCGCGTCGTACGCGAAGGTCCACCCCCGCTTCAAGACGCCCGGCCGGGCGACGGTCGTGGCGGGCATCGGAACCGGGGTCTTCTACACCGTGATGACGCTGGTCAGCGAGCACGTGCTGATCGACACCATCTACGCCCTCGGCCTCATGATCTGCTTCTACTACGCGCTGACCGCCTTCGCCTGCGCCTGGTACTTCCGGGCCGAACTGACCCGCTCCGCCCGCGACCTGGTCTTCAAGGGCCTCTTCCCGCTGCTCGGCGGCATCCTGCTCGCCGCCGTCTTCGCCAAGACCCTCTACGACATGTGGGACCCGGCGTACGGGTCCGGCTCCTCGGTCCTCGGGGTCGGCTCGGTGTTCGTCATCGGGGTGGGGCTGCTGCTCCTCGGTGCGGTGCTGATGGTCGCGATGGGGCGCCGCAGCCCGGCGTTCTTCCGGGGCGAGGTGCTCACGAAGGAGACCCCGGCCCTCGTGGTCGAGGACTGAGGTCTCCGCGCGGTGCGACGTCGCCGGGCTACGGCTGCCAGTAGCCCAGCGCGTTCACCCGGTCCTTGGGCAGGCCCAGCTCCTTGCGCAGGTACGCCGACAGCGCCCGGGTCGTCGACGTGTCGCAGGCGACCCAGACGTACGCGTCCGAGTGGTCCGCGCCCAGTGCCTCCGGCAGGGCCGCCTTCACCTCGGAGACCAGGTGCGCACCGGCCTCGCGGCGCTCCACGTGGTGCAGGGTGTGATGGGCCTCGTCGAGACGGAAGGGCAGTTTCCGGTCCTCCTCGTGCGCGGTCTCGAACCAGATCGTCGCCGGGGTCGAAGGGACCGCGTCCAGCAGGGAGTTGATCGCGGGCAGCGCCGCCGCGTCACCGATCACGAAGAGGCGCTTCGGCGCCGGGTCGGGCAGCGTGAACCCGGTCCCCTGGAGCGTCGCCTCGATCGTGTCGCCGGGCCGGGCGCCGCGTGCCCAGTCGCAGGCGGGGCCCTCGTGGAGAGCGAACTCCAGGCTGAAGGTCCCGGCCTCGGGGTCCGGGTCCACCAGGGTGAAGGCGCGCTGATGCGGCTTGCCGGCCTTCTCGAACCAGAGCCGCACCCACATCGTGGGGTGCGCCCCGCCGGTCGCGGCGAGCAGCCCGCCGTCGGTCAGGTGCACCCGGCGGAAGCGTTCGGTGACCTGCTCGGCGCCGGTCACGGTGAACGTGAAATCCCGCCCCCGGAACAGTTTGAGAACGACGCCTTCCCAGCCATGCCCCACGGTGCTCCCCACCCTCTCCTGCCGCCCCGACCCACTGCCTGAGCGTTGCTTTTAGGTTAGGCTAACCTAAATCTCGGTGCAGGGGGAGTGGCTGAAAACCACCGGGATCGGAAGATGGGCAGGGCGATGACCGCTGACGTCGACAGCGAGAGATCCGGCGCGGGACCGGCCGAGGGGCCGGACGAGGCGCCCGGCCGGGTGCGGGACCGGGCGCCGGGGGCGGAATCCGGCGGCTACGAGGTCTTCCACGACGACTGGGGGATACCCCACCTGCGGGCCGCCGACGCGCTCACCCTGGCCCGTGCCCAGGGCCGTGCGACCGCCCTCGACCGGGCCTGGCAGCTGGAGACCGAACGGCACCGGGTGCTCGGCACCAGCGCCTCCCACCTCGGCCCGGAGGCCGTCGAGTGGGACCGGTTCGTGCGGCGGGCCCGGATCGCCGACACCGCCCGCCGCTGCTTCGACCGCCTCGCACCCGAGACCGCCGCCTGGGTGACGGCGTACGTCGACGGCGTCAACGAGGGCCTCGCCGAAGGGGCCGGCCGGACGCCCGAATTCGCCGCCGTGGGCCTGGCGCCCGGCCGCTGGGAGCCCTGGACCCCGCTCGGCGTCTGGCTCTCCACGCACATCCTGTTCGCGGGGTTCCCGACCAAGCTCTGGCGCGAAGAGGTGGCCCGCCGGCTCGGCGAGGACCTGATGACCCTCTTCGCCACCGACGGCCCCGGCACGGCGGGCAGCAACGGCTGGCTGCTCACCGGCGCCCGCACCGCCAGCGGGGCCCCGCTCCTGGCGGGCGACCCGCACCGCTTCATCGAGGACCCCGGCGTCTACCAGCAGATCCGTCTGGCCTGCCCCGAGTTCGACGTCGTCGGCCTCGCGGTCCCCGGCATCCCCGGCATCGCCCACTTCGGCCACACCGGGCACGTCGCCTGGGCGATCACCAACGCCATGGCCGACTACCAGGACCTCTACCGGGAGCGGTTGCGCCGCACCCCGGACGGCGGAGTGGAGGCGCTCGGCCCGGACGGCTGGTACCGCGCCCACGCCCACACCGAGACGATCGAGGTGGCGGGGGCGGACCCGGAGCAGGTCGAGGTGATCGAGACGGACCGGGGTCCGGTGATCATCGGAAGCGACCCCCGGACCGGGGAAGACACCGAAGAGGCCCGCCCCGGGGCCGGTGGAACCGCCGAGGACGCCCGCTCCGGGCCCGCCGAGCCTGCTGAGGGCGTCCGTTCCGCTCGCGGTGAGCCTGCCCGGGGCGTCCGCCCCGGGGGCGGTGAACCTGTCGGGGACGTCCGTTCCGGGGGTGATGAGCCCGCGACGGAAGGCCGTTCCCGCACCGGCGGGGCCGCCGAGGGGACCTTCATCAGCCTGCGCTACCCGCCCCGCGTCACCGGCGAGCTCGGCTTCGACGCGCTGCCCGCGCTGCTCCGGGCCCGTACGGTCGCCGATGTCGACACCGCCCTCGACCGCTGGGTCGAACCCGTCAACGTGGTCCTGGCCGCCGACACCGCCGGGTCCACCCTGCACCGGGTCGCCGGGCACGTCCCGGTGCGCCCGTACGCCAACCGGCTGCGGGTCGTCCCCGCCGAGGACCCGGCGTACGCCTGGCGCGAGGGAGAGACCGTCCCCCTGCCCCGTACCGAGGTCGACGGCTCCGACGACGCCGGGGGCCCCGGTGGCTTCGCGGCCTCGGGCGACCCCGAGGGCGCCGCCGGCCCGGAGGGCACCGGCGGCTGCACCGAATCCGGGGCCTCCGAGGGCCCCGACCGCCCCGGCGGAATCGCGGCGACGGCGAACGAGCGCGGGATCGCGGCGACGGCGAACGCGCGCGGGATCGCGGTGATGGCGAACGAGCGCGGGCTCGCCGCCCCGCTCGGCGTCGAGTTCGCACCCCCGCACCGGGCCCGCCGGATCGGGGAGTTGCTCGGCGCGGGCAGCGACTGGACCCCCGACGCCCAGGCCGCCGTCCACACCGACACCCTGCTCGCCTCCTCCCGCCCGCTGCTGTCCCTGCTCGCCCGGACCTCGGGCCTCGGCCCCGCCGCCGGCCGGCTCCGGGACCGGCTGCTGAGCTGGGACCGCCACATGGACGCGGACAGCACCGACGCGACCCTCTACGCCCGCCTGCGCACCGACGTCGTCCACCGGCTGGCCGCCCACCCGGCGCTGCAGGGCGTCACGGGCGACGACGACCCCTGGCGCTCGCCCGCCTACCCCGCCCTCTTCCGCCCCTGGCTCGCCGCCGTCCCCCGGATCGGCTACGCCCTGGAGAGCCTGCTCACCGTCGGACTCCTGCCGGACGACGACCGGGTGGCGCTCGTCGCGGCGGCGGCCGAGGCCGTCGCCGCGACCGCCGAGGAGACCCCGCCCGCCCCCTGGGGCGAGCTCCACCGGCTGTCCCCCTGGCAGGCCCTGCCGGACCTCACGTCCGACGGCCCCGACGCGGAGGCGATCCGGCCCGGGGTCGCGGGCGACCACGACTGCGTGCTGTCCACCTCCAGCGTCCCCGGCATCACCGACCTGTTCGCCCGGGGGCCGGCCGCCCGCTACGTCTGGGACCTGGCCCGCCGCGAGGACAGCCGGTGGGCGGTCCCCTTCGGCGCGTCCGGCGTCCCCGGGTCCGCCCACCACCGCGACCAGACCCCCCTGTGGGTCCGGGGCGCGCTCGCCCCGGTCGTCACGGACTGGAACCTGCTGCACCGCACGTCGCACCACCCCGAGGAGAACCCCGCCATGACCGTCGCCGAACCTGTCGCGCCCGCCCTGCGCCCGGCCGTCCACGACCAGAAGATCGAGGGCTTCGGCACCGTCCGCCTGGTCCCCGTCGACCCGGCGGCCGACGCCGAGCTGCTGCACGGCTGGGTCACCGAGGAACGGGCCCGTTTCTGGGGCATGGCCGACCACACCCGTGAACAGGTCCGCGAGATCTACGCGTTCGTCGACTCGCTCCCCACGCACCACGCCTACCTCGCCCTGCGCGACGGGGTTCCGGCCGCGCTCTTCCAGACGTACGAGCCCGACGCCGACCCGGTCGGCGAGTGCTACGACGTCCAGCCCGGGGACTTCGGCGTCCACCTGCTGATCGCGCCCGCCGAGGGCGAGGGAGCGGTGAAGGGGTACACGGAGGCCCTGCTCGCCGCGTTCATCGGCTACGTCTTCAGCGACCCCGCCCACCTGAGGGTCGTCGTGGAACCGGACGCCCGCAACGACAAGGCGATCGCCCGGATGGTCCGGGTCGGGTTCGAGCTGGGCCCGGAGATCCGGAAGCCGGAGAAGACGGCCCGGCTCGCGTTCCTGACGCGGGCGGCGCTGGGACTGGCGTAACGGGAACCGCTCGCACGGGGGCGGGGACGGACCCGCCCCCGCCGGACCGTAGGGCCGCACCCGGCCCTACGGCGCCGGGTCCTCCGCCCCGTCCGGGTGCAGGGCGCCGCCCGGCCGGAACAGCCGCTTGGCCACCGCGTGCCCGCGCTCCGCCGCCATCCGGAACCACGGCCGCGCCGCCGCCAGGCCCTCGCGCTGCTCGACCAGGCGGCCCAGCTCCCACATCGACTCCGTGTCACCGGCCTTCACCGCCTGCCGCAGCAGCCGCTCGGCCGTGTCGGGACGGCCCTCGGCCCGTGCGGTCAGGGCGAGCGTCCGCAGCCTCCGCACCGCCCGCGCGTCCCCGGCGGCGGCCGCCGCCGCCAGCTCGCGCGGATCGGCGGGGCGGCGGTAGCGGTTCCCCAGGACCAGCAGGATCCCGAGCACCCACATGATCCAGCTCAGGCTGATCAGCGTGCCGCTGCCG is a genomic window of Streptomyces sp. YPW6 containing:
- a CDS encoding LLM class flavin-dependent oxidoreductase; translation: MEFGLFVQGYVPAARAKVDPEAEHKALIEETEYVIQADKSGFKYAWASEHHFLEEYSHLSANDVYLGYLAHATERIHLGSGIFNPLAPVNHPVKVAEKVAMLDHLSEGRFEFGTGRGAGSHEILGFMPGITDMNHTKELWEETIAEFPRMWLQDEYAGFQGKHWSLPPRKVLPKPYGGAHPAMWYAAGSPSSYAMAGRKGLGVLGFSVQKVSDMEWVVESYKNAVKDAEPVGAFVNDNVMVTSTAICAETHAEAVQIAVGGGLNYLQSLLFRYHDTFPRPEGVPEWPELLPEYTEEIVELLIAEELMICGDPDEVLKQCRRWDRAGADQLSFGLPIGISPEHTMNTIRLIGEHVIPRIDTDPVHRTSRFRAAAN
- a CDS encoding amidohydrolase family protein; protein product: MLDHLIRRATVVDGTGGPAYTADVGLRGGRIAVIAEPGTVTEEAVTGEDADGLVLAPGFVDPHTHYDAQLFWDPYATPSMNHGVTTVAGGNCGFTLAPLHPGRPEDADYTRRMMSRVEGMALAALEEGVDWTWSTFREYLDALEGRIAVNAGFMVGHCALRRHVMGPDAVGGQPTPAQLDAMLALLHEAMDAGAWGLSTTQSATHSDGDGEPVASRHARPEELLALSRAVGEHEGTQLEAIVAGCLDQFSDEEIDLLVDMTAAAGRPLNWNVLTIDAAVPERVPRQLVPSERARRAGGRIVALTMPILTPMNMSLGTFCALNLIPGWGEILALPVPERIERLRDPGTRAEMLRRADSKEAGVFRRLAHFGRYVIGDTYSAANEGLTGRVVDDIAAERGQDPFHCLVEICAADGLRTVLWPMPTDNDPGSWALRQHTWEHEDVLLGGSDAGAHLDRMCGAPYTTRFLGDCLRGRKLLPLTAAVKMLTDDPARLFGLRERGRIEEGFHADLVLFDPARIDAGPATLVHDLPGDSPRLDSRAIGIVSVRVNGVETLRDDKVTGAVPGTVLRSGRDTRTVSTA
- a CDS encoding aldehyde dehydrogenase family protein — encoded protein: MNPAAERLFIAGEWAEPAGGHYEVVDPATEETVALAPEASRAQVYEAAAAARAAFPAWSRTRPEERAAILDRTADIVRRDLPAHAEVARRESGATAATARGMQVGVGIARFRRYARGALEPVEEAVAPQVNEAGPMGRAGIFGALAVRQPVGVVTCVTSYNNPWANPAGKVAPALAMGNTVVVKPAPQDPLSVLRMAAALAEAGVPPGVVNVVTGSGAEAGEAAVDSPDVDMVSFTGSTAVGQRIAEVCGRGMKRQLMELGGKGAALVLEDADLGSAVAGIGTTFSFYSGQICTAPTRVLVHRSRYDELIARLAAYADALTVGDPADRATVVGPVISAAHRDRVEAYVELGRKEGARVVTGGARPARPDRGFYVAPTLLADCTPGMRVVREEIFGPVVVVVPFDDEEEGVALANDSDYGLIDYVWSGDVARAFRVARRLRSGGVGVNTVGRNMEAPFGGFRKSGVGRDVGSYALHAYSETQAIVWPG
- a CDS encoding APC family permease, with the translated sequence MTQLDARPRAGDTVRGSSPADGGSGGGDVRGKGLGGNSVGLVGSAVIGISTVAPVYCLTSTLGSTAGEVGVQMPAIFLAGFLPMLLVAFAYRELNKAMPDCGTSFTWTVKAFGPRVGWMCGWGLVIATIIVLSNLAGVATSFFWLLAGEVTGNPSVAALDDSKLVHIGTCLVLIAAATAISYRGMTATKGIQYTLVALQLAVLALFVTMAVNKAGSGGADFATSLDFSWSWLNPFAVQSFAAFTAGLSLSIFMFWGWDTCLTTNEETAGSRQTPGRAALVAMVVLVGSYLATAVAAQMAVGSGTTGLGLANPETGENVFAALAGPVMGSGLGVLLFVAVLASAAASLQTTFIPVARTVLAMSTYEAMPASYAKVHPRFKTPGRATVVAGIGTGVFYTVMTLVSEHVLIDTIYALGLMICFYYALTAFACAWYFRAELTRSARDLVFKGLFPLLGGILLAAVFAKTLYDMWDPAYGSGSSVLGVGSVFVIGVGLLLLGAVLMVAMGRRSPAFFRGEVLTKETPALVVED
- a CDS encoding siderophore-interacting protein, producing MGHGWEGVVLKLFRGRDFTFTVTGAEQVTERFRRVHLTDGGLLAATGGAHPTMWVRLWFEKAGKPHQRAFTLVDPDPEAGTFSLEFALHEGPACDWARGARPGDTIEATLQGTGFTLPDPAPKRLFVIGDAAALPAINSLLDAVPSTPATIWFETAHEEDRKLPFRLDEAHHTLHHVERREAGAHLVSEVKAALPEALGADHSDAYVWVACDTSTTRALSAYLRKELGLPKDRVNALGYWQP
- a CDS encoding GNAT family N-acetyltransferase; this translates as MTADVDSERSGAGPAEGPDEAPGRVRDRAPGAESGGYEVFHDDWGIPHLRAADALTLARAQGRATALDRAWQLETERHRVLGTSASHLGPEAVEWDRFVRRARIADTARRCFDRLAPETAAWVTAYVDGVNEGLAEGAGRTPEFAAVGLAPGRWEPWTPLGVWLSTHILFAGFPTKLWREEVARRLGEDLMTLFATDGPGTAGSNGWLLTGARTASGAPLLAGDPHRFIEDPGVYQQIRLACPEFDVVGLAVPGIPGIAHFGHTGHVAWAITNAMADYQDLYRERLRRTPDGGVEALGPDGWYRAHAHTETIEVAGADPEQVEVIETDRGPVIIGSDPRTGEDTEEARPGAGGTAEDARSGPAEPAEGVRSARGEPARGVRPGGGEPVGDVRSGGDEPATEGRSRTGGAAEGTFISLRYPPRVTGELGFDALPALLRARTVADVDTALDRWVEPVNVVLAADTAGSTLHRVAGHVPVRPYANRLRVVPAEDPAYAWREGETVPLPRTEVDGSDDAGGPGGFAASGDPEGAAGPEGTGGCTESGASEGPDRPGGIAATANERGIAATANARGIAVMANERGLAAPLGVEFAPPHRARRIGELLGAGSDWTPDAQAAVHTDTLLASSRPLLSLLARTSGLGPAAGRLRDRLLSWDRHMDADSTDATLYARLRTDVVHRLAAHPALQGVTGDDDPWRSPAYPALFRPWLAAVPRIGYALESLLTVGLLPDDDRVALVAAAAEAVAATAEETPPAPWGELHRLSPWQALPDLTSDGPDAEAIRPGVAGDHDCVLSTSSVPGITDLFARGPAARYVWDLARREDSRWAVPFGASGVPGSAHHRDQTPLWVRGALAPVVTDWNLLHRTSHHPEENPAMTVAEPVAPALRPAVHDQKIEGFGTVRLVPVDPAADAELLHGWVTEERARFWGMADHTREQVREIYAFVDSLPTHHAYLALRDGVPAALFQTYEPDADPVGECYDVQPGDFGVHLLIAPAEGEGAVKGYTEALLAAFIGYVFSDPAHLRVVVEPDARNDKAIARMVRVGFELGPEIRKPEKTARLAFLTRAALGLA
- a CDS encoding sel1 repeat family protein → MGPGVGPGRGLGYFLLPAGGALSLTGVVTGSGTLISLSWIMWVLGILLVLGNRYRRPADPRELAAAAAAGDARAVRRLRTLALTARAEGRPDTAERLLRQAVKAGDTESMWELGRLVEQREGLAAARPWFRMAAERGHAVAKRLFRPGGALHPDGAEDPAP